Proteins encoded by one window of Mycolicibacterium sp. ND9-15:
- a CDS encoding GAP family protein, translating to MWITLLAMAVAVSLEPFRVGMTVLMINRPQPRRQLLAFLGGGFAMGTAVGVIVLFVLRPAVGSAQFTLPVVQIVVGAVVLVNAALVATGVWGRSRGAASLAQIWAGPLADLARQVLNGRSLWTAGVAGLGIALPSVDYLAALALIVASRATTAVQLGALMLFNVVAFALVEIPLLCYLVAPDRTRATLSALYHWLRSRGRRGLGALLAVIGCVLVGIGYAGL from the coding sequence ATGTGGATCACGCTCTTGGCGATGGCCGTCGCGGTCAGCCTCGAGCCGTTCCGGGTCGGAATGACGGTTCTGATGATCAACCGCCCGCAGCCGCGACGGCAGCTGCTCGCCTTCCTCGGTGGCGGTTTCGCGATGGGCACGGCCGTCGGCGTGATCGTGCTGTTCGTGCTGCGTCCCGCGGTCGGATCTGCTCAGTTCACCTTGCCCGTGGTGCAGATCGTGGTGGGCGCCGTCGTGCTGGTCAACGCGGCGCTGGTAGCCACGGGCGTCTGGGGCCGCAGCCGCGGCGCAGCGAGCCTGGCGCAGATCTGGGCGGGACCGCTCGCCGACCTCGCCCGGCAAGTGCTCAACGGCCGATCCTTGTGGACCGCGGGTGTCGCCGGCCTCGGCATCGCACTGCCGTCCGTCGACTACCTCGCCGCGCTGGCGCTCATCGTCGCCTCCCGGGCCACAACCGCGGTTCAGCTCGGTGCCCTGATGTTGTTCAATGTGGTCGCGTTCGCGCTCGTCGAGATTCCGTTGCTGTGCTACCTGGTGGCCCCGGACCGCACCCGCGCCACATTGTCGGCGCTGTACCACTGGCTGCGGTCGCGGGGCCGTCGCGGGCTCGGCGCCTTGCTGGCCGTGATCGGCTGCGTGCTGGTCGGGATCGGGTACGCCGGACTGTGA
- the pe gene encoding acyltransferase PE encodes MRRLVAFGSALTTLGAAGCFGLGIATADEPPVPPPAPANPTVGPPSLGTPGRAYAMGGAHVLGIPYDEYIMRTGADWFPGLDRQIVDYPAGQVQGHTLERLFPGIGQLDDRYFPGLGIDGPSVGESVDVGVPNLIGAIRAGGRGTVIGLSEGAMVLNDAQARLAYDPAAPPPDELSFAMYGDPVARHAFGESFLTQMFPVGSVVPSLDYRIPPPVESQYDTYQFVSAYDSIADWPDRPDNWISVANAIVGLATGHTAVAFTEPGMVPPRNVRTTVNSRGAKTTTFMIPEEHLPLVLPFKYAGVPEETLIKLDAVLKPYVDAGYSRNDNPLTAPITVDPVNGYDPAEVTAPATQAAFGGGADPLSQLLSGLQYVLNNHPKP; translated from the coding sequence ATGAGGCGGCTTGTCGCCTTCGGCAGTGCGCTGACAACTCTCGGGGCCGCAGGCTGTTTCGGTCTCGGGATCGCAACAGCCGACGAGCCGCCTGTCCCGCCGCCGGCGCCCGCCAACCCGACCGTGGGTCCGCCGTCGCTGGGCACACCGGGTCGTGCGTACGCCATGGGGGGCGCACATGTACTGGGTATTCCGTACGACGAATACATCATGCGCACCGGTGCGGACTGGTTCCCTGGACTGGACCGGCAGATCGTCGATTACCCCGCGGGGCAGGTTCAGGGGCACACGTTGGAGCGGCTGTTCCCGGGTATCGGCCAACTCGACGACCGTTATTTCCCGGGCTTGGGCATCGACGGCCCCAGCGTCGGGGAGTCGGTCGACGTCGGGGTGCCGAACCTCATCGGCGCGATCCGTGCGGGCGGTCGCGGCACTGTGATCGGTTTGTCCGAGGGCGCGATGGTGCTCAACGATGCGCAGGCGCGGCTGGCATACGACCCGGCCGCACCGCCGCCGGACGAGTTGAGCTTCGCCATGTATGGCGACCCGGTGGCCCGGCACGCCTTCGGCGAGAGCTTCCTGACCCAGATGTTCCCCGTCGGGAGCGTCGTACCGTCGCTGGACTACCGGATCCCGCCGCCAGTGGAAAGCCAGTACGACACTTATCAGTTCGTCTCGGCCTACGACAGCATCGCCGACTGGCCCGACCGGCCGGACAACTGGATTTCGGTCGCCAACGCGATCGTCGGCCTCGCAACCGGTCACACCGCAGTCGCATTCACCGAACCGGGCATGGTGCCACCGCGCAACGTTCGGACGACGGTCAACTCCCGGGGCGCAAAGACGACGACGTTCATGATCCCCGAGGAGCACCTTCCGCTGGTGCTTCCGTTCAAATACGCCGGGGTGCCCGAGGAAACGCTGATCAAGCTCGACGCGGTGCTCAAGCCGTACGTGGATGCGGGCTATTCGCGTAACGACAACCCGCTGACAGCGCCGATCACGGTGGATCCGGTGAACGGCTACGACCCCGCGGAGGTCACCGCGCCGGCCACCCAGGCCGCCTTCGGCGGCGGTGCAGACCCGTTGTCGCAGCTGCTCTCAGGGCTCCAGTACGTGCTCAACAACCACCCCAAGCCTTGA
- a CDS encoding AMP-binding protein, whose amino-acid sequence MLHGRASMRPDDVAFTFTDYTADPAGVPESLTWSRLARRTVNLAGEIRRHGSAGDRAVILAPQGLEYILAFLGAMQAGLVAVPLPLPHPGSGHDRVSAVLVDTEPSVVLTTSTVADDVGGFVDQSRLDMVPKTVEINASDLDTEDGPGLEPADPPSIAYLQYSSGSTRLPTGVTVSHRNLTVNFEQLMQSFFAESPLPPDATLVSWLPFYHDMGLVLGVCAPILCGHRTELMSPLAFLERPARWMRALAENRHAWSSAPNFAFDLAARKTTDDDLAGLDLGEVLGIISGAERVEPATLHRFVDRFAHFNFRDYMMRPAYGLAEATVFVATGTWKESSPAGYFDADELGACRVRPCPPGKGAALVKYRVPQSPSLRIVDNQTYRECSPDLVGEIWVHGENVADGYWRKDSEEQGCFGATLLEPSPGTPDGPWLRTGDLGFVHDGELFIVGRIKDLLIIRGRNHYPEDIEATVQEITRGRVAAIAVPVNSTEKLVTIIELKKPPDLDDEAVRGLAALRCDVTAAISNAHGLSVSDLVLVPAGSIPTTTSGKIRRAACVEQYQQGRFPRLDASEPRDSGSRFDVVHPSGAD is encoded by the coding sequence ATGCTGCACGGACGCGCCAGTATGCGCCCAGACGACGTCGCGTTCACATTCACCGACTACACCGCCGACCCGGCGGGCGTGCCCGAGAGCCTCACGTGGTCACGGCTGGCGCGGCGAACGGTGAATCTGGCCGGCGAGATCCGGCGGCACGGATCGGCGGGGGATCGAGCGGTGATCCTCGCCCCACAGGGGCTGGAGTACATCTTGGCGTTCCTGGGCGCCATGCAGGCCGGGCTCGTAGCGGTTCCGCTGCCGTTGCCCCATCCCGGTTCTGGACACGACCGGGTGAGCGCAGTCCTCGTCGATACCGAGCCTTCGGTTGTGCTCACCACATCGACGGTCGCGGACGATGTCGGCGGCTTCGTCGATCAATCACGCCTGGACATGGTGCCGAAAACCGTCGAGATCAACGCTTCGGACCTGGACACCGAGGACGGTCCCGGCCTCGAGCCGGCTGATCCGCCGAGCATCGCGTACCTGCAATACAGCTCGGGCTCGACCCGACTGCCGACCGGAGTCACCGTCTCGCACCGCAACCTCACGGTCAATTTCGAGCAACTGATGCAAAGCTTCTTCGCCGAGTCCCCGCTGCCACCGGACGCCACTCTCGTGTCGTGGCTGCCCTTCTACCACGACATGGGTTTGGTGCTCGGGGTCTGCGCGCCGATCCTGTGTGGCCATCGCACCGAACTGATGAGCCCGCTGGCGTTCCTGGAAAGGCCGGCCCGGTGGATGCGGGCGTTGGCCGAGAATCGTCACGCGTGGTCATCGGCCCCCAATTTCGCGTTCGACCTCGCCGCCCGAAAGACGACCGACGACGACCTGGCCGGGCTCGACCTCGGCGAGGTGCTGGGCATCATCAGCGGCGCCGAGCGCGTCGAGCCCGCCACGTTGCATCGTTTCGTCGACCGGTTCGCGCACTTCAACTTCCGCGACTACATGATGCGACCCGCCTACGGCCTGGCGGAGGCGACGGTCTTCGTGGCGACGGGCACCTGGAAGGAATCTTCGCCGGCGGGCTACTTCGATGCCGACGAACTGGGCGCGTGCCGGGTTCGGCCCTGTCCGCCCGGGAAAGGCGCGGCGCTCGTCAAATATCGAGTGCCGCAGTCGCCTTCGCTGCGCATCGTCGACAACCAGACCTATCGCGAGTGCTCGCCGGACCTCGTCGGCGAAATCTGGGTGCACGGCGAGAATGTAGCCGACGGCTACTGGCGGAAAGATTCCGAAGAGCAAGGTTGTTTCGGCGCAACACTCCTAGAGCCGTCCCCGGGCACGCCGGACGGGCCGTGGTTGCGAACCGGTGACCTCGGCTTCGTCCACGACGGTGAGCTGTTCATCGTCGGGCGCATCAAGGATTTGCTGATCATCCGGGGCCGGAACCACTATCCCGAGGACATCGAGGCGACGGTGCAAGAGATCACGCGAGGTCGGGTCGCGGCGATAGCGGTTCCGGTGAACAGCACCGAGAAGCTGGTCACGATCATCGAGCTCAAGAAACCACCCGACCTCGACGACGAGGCGGTGCGCGGGCTCGCCGCACTCAGATGCGATGTCACCGCCGCGATCTCCAACGCGCACGGATTGAGCGTCTCCGATCTCGTGTTGGTGCCGGCCGGCTCGATCCCCACGACGACAAGCGGCAAGATTCGCCGCGCCGCCTGCGTCGAGCAGTATCAGCAAGGCCGATTCCCCCGATTGGACGCATCCGAGCCCAGAGATTCGGGGAGTAGGTTTGATGTTGTGCACCCGAGTGGGGCGGACTGA